Proteins from a single region of Methanoculleus horonobensis:
- the cbiT gene encoding precorrin-6Y C5,15-methyltransferase (decarboxylating) subunit CbiT, producing MGLRGGPTQDEVMAVSLAKLGIRPGDRVVDIGCGTGKISVALSETAERVYAIDRRSEAIAYARAEAARAGRGNIEFFEGDAAEILPGLDRLDAAFVGGSRRLPEVLDLLADRVRGKIVVNAVMVGTLHEAIESMQRLGIFVEAVHLQVSRSAGIAGGTMFKPINPVYIVVGGAGCS from the coding sequence ATGGGATTGAGGGGTGGACCAACACAGGACGAGGTCATGGCCGTCTCGCTCGCAAAACTCGGCATCCGTCCGGGCGACCGGGTGGTTGATATCGGGTGCGGGACGGGGAAGATCTCCGTCGCTCTCTCGGAGACGGCGGAGCGGGTCTACGCGATCGACCGCCGATCGGAGGCGATCGCGTATGCCCGGGCCGAGGCGGCTCGCGCCGGCAGGGGCAACATCGAGTTCTTCGAGGGCGACGCGGCGGAGATCCTCCCGGGGCTGGACCGTCTCGACGCCGCCTTCGTCGGCGGATCGCGCCGCCTGCCGGAGGTTCTCGATCTCCTCGCCGACCGGGTGCGGGGAAAGATCGTCGTGAACGCGGTGATGGTCGGGACGCTTCATGAGGCGATAGAAAGCATGCAGCGCCTCGGGATCTTCGTCGAGGCTGTCCACCTCCAGGTCTCGCGGTCGGCCGGGATCGCCGGCGGGACGATGTTCAAACCGATCAATCCCGTCTACATCGTCGTCGGGGGTGCCGGATGCTCGTAG
- a CDS encoding SPFH domain-containing protein produces MLFTGEGPLTGLITVFLIIVIIIIFARGVVIVQPYEQGLQIRLGRYIGRMNPGFRWVVPLITVVKKLDLRTEVMDVPRQEVITKDNSPTNVDAIVYVRIIDPEKAYFEVMNYRSATVALAQTSLRGIIGDMELDEVLYNRDIINARLRDILDRETDAWGVKVERVEIKEVDPVGAVKQAMTEQTAAERERRAAILRADGEKRAAILKAEGSRQSIILEAEGERQSKILRAEGERLSKILQAQGEAQGLRILSVGARPLDKRAITVLSLDALKKMAEGQATKIIFPFELSSIVKQAAEYLGATTEAPEVPEGGELPPEDILGEIPGRDVVRTAEEAVKSIDTDIGVEMQKKSRDLISKGDQEEL; encoded by the coding sequence ATGCTTTTTACTGGAGAGGGCCCGTTGACCGGGCTCATCACGGTCTTTCTTATCATCGTCATCATCATCATCTTCGCCCGTGGCGTGGTGATCGTACAGCCGTACGAGCAGGGACTTCAGATCCGCCTGGGACGCTACATCGGGAGGATGAACCCCGGCTTTCGGTGGGTCGTCCCGCTGATTACGGTAGTCAAGAAACTCGACCTCCGGACAGAGGTGATGGACGTCCCGCGGCAGGAGGTGATCACGAAGGACAACTCCCCGACGAACGTCGACGCGATCGTCTATGTCCGAATAATCGATCCCGAGAAGGCCTACTTCGAGGTGATGAACTACCGGTCGGCGACGGTGGCGCTGGCGCAGACGAGTCTCCGCGGGATCATCGGCGACATGGAACTCGACGAGGTCCTCTACAACCGGGACATCATCAACGCCCGCCTCAGGGATATTCTGGACCGTGAGACCGATGCCTGGGGCGTCAAAGTCGAGCGAGTGGAGATCAAGGAGGTCGACCCGGTGGGTGCGGTCAAGCAGGCGATGACCGAGCAGACCGCGGCCGAGCGTGAGCGGCGTGCGGCGATCCTCCGTGCGGACGGCGAGAAGCGGGCGGCGATCCTCAAGGCGGAGGGGAGCCGGCAGAGCATCATCCTGGAGGCCGAGGGCGAGCGGCAGAGCAAGATCCTGCGGGCCGAGGGTGAACGGCTATCGAAGATCCTGCAGGCGCAGGGCGAGGCGCAGGGGCTGCGCATCCTCTCGGTCGGCGCCCGGCCGCTTGATAAGCGGGCGATCACGGTCCTCTCCCTCGACGCCTTGAAGAAGATGGCCGAGGGCCAGGCGACGAAGATCATATTCCCCTTCGAGCTCTCGAGCATTGTGAAGCAGGCCGCGGAGTACCTCGGCGCCACGACCGAGGCACCCGAAGTTCCGGAAGGAGGAGAACTGCCCCCGGAGGATATCCTCGGGGAGATCCCGGGACGGGATGTGGTCAGAACCGCTGAGGAGGCGGTAAAGAGCATCGATACCGATATCGGCGTGGAGATGCAGAAGAAGTCGCGGGACCTGATCAGCAAGGGAGACCAGGAGGAACTGTGA
- a CDS encoding ABC transporter substrate-binding protein, with amino-acid sequence MVSSAFVLIILAAIVFVCGCTGTETGPGQQGGAVQDIVVGALLPLSGDYAGGGEASRVALEVAAGEINDYFVSIGSDYRVGIIIEDTKADPATALAKLQTLEGQGATVVIGPSTSAELEAIRTYADDHGILIVSTMSTAPSLAIAGDNVYRFVPPDTYRADVMAYYLREQGVTAIVPVWRGDVWGDELEKLTAAAFARRGGKVLDGVRYTPDLEGYDAIAADLDARVAGAVAAHGKERVAVYLVSLDEADRMMEAALATENLPKVRWYGCDGNVLLDSLATGEPARFAEQTKFTCPALWNQKSVASNTATIQKMRELLGRHPDGYGLATYDALWIVTMARTQTGTADVAMLKTALEKTAGESGGPLFGPAHLNGAGDRSNAHYTFWTVNADGDAYRWVPIVQYGIASAGATPELEWVGA; translated from the coding sequence ATGGTCTCATCAGCATTCGTGCTTATCATCCTCGCGGCGATCGTCTTCGTTTGCGGGTGCACCGGAACAGAGACCGGTCCCGGACAGCAGGGCGGGGCGGTGCAGGATATCGTCGTCGGCGCCCTTCTGCCGCTTTCCGGCGATTACGCCGGGGGCGGGGAGGCGAGCCGGGTCGCCCTCGAGGTGGCGGCCGGGGAGATCAACGACTACTTTGTCTCGATCGGATCGGACTACCGTGTCGGAATCATCATCGAGGACACGAAGGCCGATCCTGCAACAGCGCTCGCGAAACTCCAGACGCTCGAAGGTCAGGGGGCTACGGTTGTTATCGGGCCCAGTACCAGCGCCGAACTTGAGGCGATCCGGACGTATGCCGACGATCACGGGATCCTGATCGTCAGCACCATGAGCACGGCGCCGTCGCTTGCGATTGCGGGCGACAACGTCTACCGGTTCGTGCCGCCGGACACCTACCGGGCCGACGTCATGGCATACTACCTGAGGGAGCAGGGAGTAACGGCGATTGTACCGGTCTGGCGCGGCGACGTCTGGGGCGACGAACTGGAGAAACTGACGGCGGCGGCGTTTGCGAGGAGGGGCGGAAAAGTACTCGACGGCGTCCGGTACACGCCGGATCTGGAGGGGTATGACGCGATTGCGGCGGATCTCGATGCCCGGGTGGCCGGGGCGGTCGCGGCGCACGGGAAAGAGCGGGTCGCCGTCTACCTGGTCAGCCTCGACGAGGCGGACAGGATGATGGAGGCGGCTCTCGCGACAGAGAACCTGCCGAAGGTCCGGTGGTACGGGTGCGACGGCAATGTCCTCCTCGACTCGCTTGCGACAGGAGAGCCCGCCCGCTTCGCGGAGCAGACGAAGTTCACCTGTCCGGCGCTCTGGAACCAGAAGAGCGTCGCGTCGAACACGGCCACCATCCAGAAGATGCGGGAACTCCTCGGGAGACATCCCGACGGTTACGGCCTCGCGACCTACGATGCCCTCTGGATCGTCACCATGGCCAGGACACAGACCGGCACCGCGGACGTCGCCATGCTGAAGACCGCGCTTGAGAAGACCGCAGGGGAGTCCGGCGGCCCCCTCTTCGGGCCGGCGCACCTGAACGGTGCCGGCGACCGATCGAACGCGCACTACACCTTCTGGACGGTGAATGCCGACGGCGATGCCTACCGGTGGGTGCCGATCGTCCAGTACGGTATCGCGTCGGCCGGCGCCACCCCGGAACTCGAGTGGGTCGGCGCCTGA
- a CDS encoding NfeD family protein yields MLAEGIALGWILIVLGAVLLLVEVYQPGFFIAVPATVMVILGVLLLLGVDILTSPWGLVVGVLAAIVAASVTVWLYGRLTPGQEPPTTLSRDSLVGLEGTVVVPVDPETLVGKVRLGSMEWSARSESGEIPVGRKVIVVRSEGVHVVVKEVV; encoded by the coding sequence ATGCTTGCAGAGGGGATCGCTCTCGGCTGGATTCTGATCGTGCTCGGGGCGGTGCTGCTCCTGGTGGAGGTCTACCAGCCCGGTTTCTTCATCGCCGTCCCCGCGACGGTGATGGTCATTCTCGGGGTTCTCCTCCTCCTCGGCGTCGACATCCTCACGTCCCCCTGGGGCCTCGTCGTCGGGGTCCTGGCGGCAATCGTGGCGGCCTCGGTCACCGTGTGGCTCTACGGCCGCCTCACGCCCGGTCAGGAACCGCCGACGACCCTCTCCCGCGACTCGCTCGTCGGTCTCGAGGGAACGGTGGTCGTCCCGGTCGATCCGGAGACGCTCGTGGGGAAGGTGCGGCTCGGGAGCATGGAGTGGAGCGCCCGATCTGAATCGGGAGAGATCCCGGTCGGGAGAAAAGTTATCGTCGTTCGCTCCGAAGGGGTGCACGTCGTCGTGAAGGAGGTAGTTTAA
- a CDS encoding PaeR7I family type II restriction endonuclease, whose translation MVSKRILRKLSREDYFSSAVQYFWDKRASQAKDQNDRGVRDQGFRSEATGGKHMDGFFSLIRSLLVDIGVPEDDICTQKRSLDLPGYFRAENSGILSSSSTIPTGRGNLLPSLN comes from the coding sequence ATGGTAAGCAAGAGAATTCTCCGGAAACTTTCTCGGGAGGACTATTTTTCCAGTGCGGTGCAGTACTTCTGGGATAAGAGAGCATCACAGGCGAAAGATCAGAATGACCGTGGTGTAAGAGATCAGGGCTTTCGTTCGGAGGCGACGGGCGGAAAGCATATGGATGGATTCTTCTCGCTGATCCGAAGTCTGCTCGTGGATATCGGAGTTCCCGAGGATGATATCTGCACGCAGAAGAGATCGCTCGATCTTCCAGGATACTTCCGTGCTGAAAACAGTGGGATCTTATCGTCATCAAGCACTATCCCGACGGGAAGAGGGAACTTGTTGCCGTCCTTGAACTGA
- the rnhB gene encoding ribonuclease HII, translating into MICGVDEAGKGSVLGPMVVAAIGCREIEDLAALPIRDSKVLRPKQREALYEVLFRDFSIAIVTIDAAGIDDARSRMSMNTCVAELHAEAIRGLQPEYAYVDACDVNAERYGRTVAGLLDFPCEIVAEHHADARHKIVGAASVVAKVTRDRAIRELEGQYGTLGSGYPSDPVTIEFLRGYIRSHGSPPPCARRSWKTVTNLCQTTMQDFA; encoded by the coding sequence GTGATCTGCGGGGTGGACGAAGCAGGGAAGGGCTCGGTTCTCGGCCCGATGGTAGTTGCCGCCATCGGGTGCCGCGAGATCGAGGATCTTGCGGCACTTCCCATACGGGACTCGAAGGTGCTCCGGCCGAAACAGCGCGAGGCACTCTACGAGGTTCTCTTCCGCGACTTTTCGATAGCGATCGTCACCATCGATGCCGCCGGGATCGACGATGCCCGGAGCAGGATGAGCATGAACACCTGCGTGGCCGAGCTTCACGCCGAAGCGATCAGGGGGCTCCAGCCGGAGTACGCCTACGTGGACGCCTGCGACGTGAACGCGGAGCGCTACGGGCGGACGGTGGCGGGGCTCCTCGACTTCCCCTGCGAGATCGTCGCCGAGCACCACGCCGACGCCCGGCACAAGATCGTCGGCGCGGCAAGCGTCGTCGCGAAAGTCACCCGCGACCGGGCGATCCGGGAACTCGAGGGGCAGTATGGTACGCTCGGGAGCGGTTACCCCTCCGACCCGGTGACCATCGAGTTCCTCCGGGGCTACATCCGCTCTCACGGGAGCCCGCCGCCCTGCGCCCGCCGGAGCTGGAAGACAGTGACGAACCTCTGCCAGACGACGATGCAGGATTTCGCCTGA
- a CDS encoding 4Fe-4S binding protein, with translation MLRINRDKCGYCGTCVAVCPEDALELIDAYLSLERECIACGICARACPLGALEVVHEE, from the coding sequence ATGCTCAGGATAAACCGAGACAAGTGTGGATACTGCGGCACCTGCGTCGCAGTCTGTCCCGAGGATGCGCTCGAGCTGATCGACGCCTACCTCAGCCTTGAGCGGGAGTGCATCGCCTGCGGTATCTGCGCACGGGCGTGCCCGCTCGGAGCACTGGAGGTCGTCCATGAAGAGTAA
- a CDS encoding site-2 protease family protein — protein MNWLQILLLLVAAYLLIAYYIRERGLFKDHVMFFGPILAIKTERVGFFDWFQKFRTILRAYATLGVLLVVVVSAFMTLALLVAVPQLLVHTPEPTGIYDPRNLLAIPGVNQAIPITAAVFLGLLLTIVIHEFGHAILARVEDMRVKSMGLLIAVVPIGAFVEPDEEDVEAAKGMPKIRMFGAGITNNIVFGLACFAAMFLLFGMATPLAVPLVQGVYQDYPAADAGLPGYSVITSINGVPVASQEEIAAIMDGTRSGETVTLTATKDGVESTYTLTLSGWPEELDGDRDSGFMGVYYYSAPAVKEHIGKIADLGLLAPLYLTIAPIDAFIQGNTQQLGILLTDTPEQMAWEEPFPLFWGTVHLLFWTGWFNLLVGMFNAIPIVPLDGGYMMKEGVERFFERRGWSQYAQRVVASISGFVTVLLILLITMPMIVAALRFVLAMG, from the coding sequence ATGAACTGGCTCCAGATACTCCTTCTCCTCGTTGCGGCATACCTCCTGATAGCCTACTACATCCGCGAACGAGGGCTGTTCAAGGATCACGTCATGTTCTTCGGCCCGATCCTCGCCATCAAGACCGAGCGGGTCGGTTTCTTCGACTGGTTCCAGAAGTTCAGGACGATACTCCGGGCGTATGCGACGCTCGGGGTCTTGCTGGTCGTCGTGGTCTCGGCCTTCATGACACTCGCCCTGCTCGTCGCGGTGCCCCAGCTTCTGGTTCACACCCCGGAGCCGACCGGGATCTACGACCCGAGAAACCTCCTCGCGATACCGGGCGTCAACCAGGCGATCCCGATCACCGCGGCCGTCTTCCTCGGCCTCCTCCTGACAATCGTCATCCACGAGTTCGGCCACGCCATCCTTGCCCGGGTCGAGGATATGCGGGTAAAAAGCATGGGCCTCCTCATCGCCGTCGTCCCGATAGGGGCGTTCGTCGAGCCCGATGAGGAGGACGTGGAAGCTGCGAAGGGGATGCCGAAGATCCGGATGTTCGGCGCCGGGATCACGAACAACATCGTCTTCGGGCTCGCGTGCTTTGCGGCGATGTTCCTTCTCTTCGGGATGGCGACGCCCCTTGCCGTCCCGCTCGTCCAGGGAGTCTACCAGGACTACCCCGCGGCCGACGCGGGACTTCCCGGCTACTCGGTCATCACGAGCATAAACGGCGTTCCCGTGGCAAGCCAGGAAGAGATTGCGGCGATCATGGACGGGACGCGGTCGGGAGAGACGGTCACGCTGACGGCAACAAAAGACGGGGTCGAGAGCACGTATACGCTCACCCTCTCCGGGTGGCCGGAAGAGCTCGACGGCGACCGGGACTCCGGGTTCATGGGGGTCTACTACTACAGCGCACCTGCCGTGAAGGAGCATATCGGGAAGATCGCGGATCTCGGGCTTCTTGCGCCGCTCTACCTGACGATAGCCCCGATCGACGCCTTCATCCAGGGCAACACCCAGCAGCTCGGGATCCTGCTCACCGACACCCCCGAGCAGATGGCCTGGGAAGAGCCGTTCCCCCTCTTCTGGGGCACGGTTCACCTCCTCTTCTGGACGGGGTGGTTCAACCTGCTGGTCGGGATGTTCAACGCCATACCGATCGTCCCGCTCGACGGCGGCTACATGATGAAGGAAGGCGTGGAACGGTTCTTCGAGCGGCGGGGCTGGTCGCAGTACGCACAGCGGGTCGTCGCCTCGATCAGCGGATTCGTGACGGTGCTGCTGATCCTCCTCATCACGATGCCGATGATCGTCGCGGCGCTACGGTTCGTGCTGGCGATGGGGTAG
- a CDS encoding potassium channel family protein has product MYTIIIGLGGIGRNLTAIAVNAGDSVVVIDQDEERASDILEHYDVLAITGNATDKSVLEDAGIDRADALVATTSDDAVNLMTCWLAKRYEVGNVVSIVNQKEHSDLFNEVGVRISENPDELVATRLYYWAKSPNLQQVASIPGGTIFEIVADEGAPIVDHEIRELEVRDFVFIAIRRAGGDLIIPSGTVRIRPGDVITVFTKKEAEAETLKTLNKQLIRSG; this is encoded by the coding sequence ATGTACACGATCATCATCGGCCTTGGCGGAATCGGCCGGAACCTGACTGCGATCGCCGTGAACGCCGGCGACTCCGTGGTGGTGATCGACCAGGACGAGGAGCGCGCGAGCGATATTCTGGAGCACTACGACGTTCTCGCCATCACCGGGAACGCAACCGACAAATCGGTGCTCGAGGACGCGGGGATCGACCGGGCCGATGCGCTGGTCGCCACGACGAGCGACGACGCCGTGAACCTGATGACCTGCTGGCTCGCGAAACGCTACGAGGTCGGCAACGTCGTCTCGATCGTCAACCAGAAAGAGCACTCCGACCTCTTCAACGAGGTCGGCGTCCGGATCAGCGAGAATCCCGACGAACTGGTGGCGACCCGTCTCTACTACTGGGCGAAGAGCCCGAACCTCCAGCAGGTCGCCTCGATCCCCGGCGGCACCATCTTCGAGATCGTCGCCGACGAGGGCGCTCCCATCGTCGATCACGAGATCCGCGAACTCGAAGTCCGGGACTTCGTCTTCATCGCCATCCGGCGTGCCGGGGGCGATCTCATCATCCCGAGCGGCACCGTCCGTATCCGGCCGGGCGACGTCATCACGGTCTTCACGAAAAAAGAGGCGGAAGCGGAGACCTTAAAGACCCTCAACAAGCAGTTAATACGCTCAGGATAG
- a CDS encoding PaeR7I family type II restriction endonuclease, producing the protein MKHYPDGKRELVAVLELKSQKGPSFGNNINNRTEEVLGSAYDLWTAYREGAFRTSPSPWLGYMLLLEDCEGSRRSVRNNEPHFEVFPEFKGASYIERYRQTCLRLVRERVYSEVCYLLAKEEDRAKPRNYSEPDEILSGYRFLRSLCSHLSNFYEIA; encoded by the coding sequence ATCAAGCACTATCCCGACGGGAAGAGGGAACTTGTTGCCGTCCTTGAACTGAAATCCCAGAAGGGGCCTTCGTTCGGGAACAACATCAATAACCGGACCGAGGAGGTTTTAGGGAGCGCATACGATCTCTGGACTGCCTACCGCGAGGGAGCGTTCAGGACATCTCCCTCTCCCTGGTTAGGGTATATGCTGCTGCTTGAGGATTGCGAGGGGTCTCGAAGGAGCGTGAGGAACAATGAACCGCACTTTGAGGTATTTCCGGAGTTTAAGGGCGCTTCTTACATCGAACGCTATCGACAGACCTGTCTCAGGCTGGTGCGCGAAAGAGTCTATTCCGAGGTCTGCTACTTGCTTGCGAAGGAAGAGGATAGGGCGAAACCACGGAACTATTCCGAACCAGACGAGATTTTATCGGGATACCGGTTCCTGCGCTCCCTGTGTTCCCACCTGAGCAACTTTTACGAGATCGCGTAA
- a CDS encoding DNA-methyltransferase, with the protein MSSRPFHPPGTFPVVAERQFFINKTGQDQPLEDYVPAEIFEVVRTDGQRAIPKIAKDLSLIKEIEAISGNLPTNHRFVNADSRELAFLPDESVHLVVTSPPYWTLKKYPDKDEQLGQIEDYETFLEELDRVWRHIYRVLVPGGRLVIVVGDVCLPRREAGRHVVMPLHASIQEHCRKIGFDNLAPIIWYKIANACFEADSPGSFLGKPYEPNGIVKNDIEYILFQRKPGGYRKPSLEARLLSVISEENQKAWFRQVWDLKGASTKEHPAPYPQELAERLVRMFSFVGDTVLDPFGGTGTTALAAARWGRNSISVEIEEKYFVMEVERFTHQAKQSRLF; encoded by the coding sequence ATGAGTTCAAGACCATTTCATCCGCCGGGAACGTTCCCCGTTGTTGCCGAGAGACAGTTTTTTATCAATAAGACCGGGCAGGATCAGCCGCTGGAGGACTACGTGCCGGCCGAGATCTTTGAAGTGGTCAGGACTGATGGGCAGCGGGCCATCCCGAAGATAGCAAAGGATCTCTCACTGATAAAAGAGATCGAGGCCATCTCCGGCAACCTGCCGACGAACCACCGTTTTGTAAATGCGGATAGCCGCGAGCTTGCATTTCTTCCCGATGAGAGTGTTCACCTGGTCGTGACGTCGCCTCCCTACTGGACTCTGAAAAAATATCCCGATAAGGACGAGCAACTCGGGCAGATTGAGGACTACGAGACCTTTTTAGAGGAACTTGACAGGGTCTGGAGGCATATCTACCGGGTTCTCGTTCCGGGGGGCCGTCTGGTCATCGTTGTCGGGGATGTCTGCCTCCCCCGGCGGGAGGCCGGGCGCCATGTTGTCATGCCCCTCCACGCGAGCATCCAGGAGCACTGCCGGAAGATTGGTTTTGACAATCTGGCGCCGATCATCTGGTACAAGATCGCCAATGCCTGCTTTGAGGCAGATTCGCCTGGGTCGTTTCTGGGTAAACCCTACGAACCCAACGGGATCGTCAAGAACGATATCGAATACATCCTATTCCAGAGAAAGCCCGGCGGGTACCGGAAGCCCTCGCTCGAGGCACGGCTGCTCTCGGTCATATCCGAGGAGAACCAGAAGGCATGGTTCCGGCAGGTCTGGGATCTCAAAGGAGCATCGACAAAAGAGCACCCTGCACCATATCCCCAGGAACTCGCCGAGAGGCTTGTGCGGATGTTTTCTTTCGTGGGCGACACCGTTCTCGACCCATTCGGTGGTACCGGGACAACTGCCCTCGCCGCAGCACGGTGGGGTCGAAACAGTATCAGCGTCGAGATAGAAGAAAAATACTTTGTCATGGAGGTTGAACGGTTTACTCATCAGGCAAAACAGTCCCGGTTGTTCTGA
- a CDS encoding NAD(P)/FAD-dependent oxidoreductase translates to MKSKYDILIIGGGPAGALAARTAAEAGNSVCIVEKRPAIGTPVRCAEGIGKELLKEFIRPDPRWISADIESARIIAPNGTAICLDQARAGNEVGYVLDRKVFDRELVWQAAEAGADVIVKTRATEPIMENGAVRGAKVLSAGTPADIRAEVVIAADGTEAQFARRAGLDTTVPLREMMSCAQYVMTDIDIGAGCTDFYLGNEIAPEGYLWVFPKGDRTANVGIGITGRKSHDGARAKDYLDRFVAKNFPDGKTIEMIVGGVPVCRPLPCTVGDGLLVAGDAARVVDPITGGGIGNAMYTGRLAAQVASRCIEAGNCSKEALRPYDAEWRASKMGATIERNYKVKEYFVTLDDTKLNTLADSIASISFDEFSVLALVKELIKRNPKLLLELKALKDTLS, encoded by the coding sequence ATGAAGAGTAAGTACGATATCCTCATCATCGGGGGCGGTCCCGCCGGCGCTCTTGCGGCGAGGACGGCAGCAGAAGCCGGAAACTCGGTCTGCATCGTCGAGAAGCGTCCTGCCATCGGCACGCCCGTCCGGTGCGCGGAGGGAATCGGCAAAGAACTCCTGAAAGAGTTCATCAGGCCCGATCCCCGCTGGATCTCCGCCGATATCGAGAGTGCCCGGATCATCGCCCCGAACGGCACCGCCATCTGCCTCGATCAGGCCCGGGCGGGGAACGAGGTCGGCTACGTCCTGGACCGGAAGGTCTTTGACCGGGAGCTCGTCTGGCAGGCGGCCGAGGCCGGGGCGGACGTCATCGTCAAGACCCGGGCGACCGAGCCGATCATGGAGAACGGAGCAGTCCGGGGCGCGAAGGTGCTCTCTGCCGGGACGCCGGCAGATATCCGGGCCGAGGTCGTCATCGCCGCAGACGGCACGGAGGCGCAGTTCGCCCGCCGGGCAGGTCTCGACACCACGGTTCCTCTCCGCGAGATGATGAGCTGCGCTCAGTACGTGATGACGGATATCGATATCGGCGCGGGCTGCACCGACTTCTACCTGGGCAACGAGATCGCGCCCGAAGGCTACCTCTGGGTCTTCCCGAAGGGCGACCGGACGGCGAACGTCGGGATCGGGATCACCGGAAGAAAGAGCCACGACGGTGCCCGGGCAAAGGACTACCTGGACCGATTCGTCGCAAAGAACTTCCCCGATGGAAAGACGATCGAGATGATCGTCGGCGGGGTTCCCGTCTGCCGACCGCTTCCCTGCACGGTCGGGGACGGCCTTCTCGTCGCCGGCGACGCGGCGAGGGTCGTCGATCCCATCACCGGCGGCGGGATAGGGAACGCCATGTACACGGGACGGCTCGCGGCCCAGGTTGCCTCAAGATGCATCGAGGCGGGCAACTGCTCGAAGGAGGCCCTGAGGCCCTACGACGCGGAGTGGCGGGCATCGAAGATGGGTGCGACCATCGAGCGGAACTACAAGGTCAAAGAGTACTTCGTCACGCTCGACGATACAAAACTCAACACCCTCGCGGACTCGATCGCAAGCATCAGCTTCGATGAGTTCTCGGTCCTGGCTCTCGTCAAGGAACTGATCAAGCGGAACCCGAAACTGCTCCTCGAACTCAAAGCGCTGAAAGATACGCTATCCTGA
- a CDS encoding cobalt-factor II C(20)-methyltransferase, producing the protein MLVGVGLGPGDRELLTLRAVRLLGEAAAVFVPGNLAYDLVKPYRPDAVVLNFPMTSDEDYIRRCMEENADRIAPHAEDGLTVFGIIGDPNFYSTFSRLCEVIAERYPGITFATEPGISSITAFASVANVPVSGGFLVSDGNGPESRIFMKVRKPAALAASLSEEGYSEFVLVERMFMPEQRVYRGVDLPEKSDYFSILFARRPHA; encoded by the coding sequence ATGCTCGTAGGCGTGGGGCTCGGGCCCGGCGACCGGGAACTCCTGACCCTGCGGGCGGTCAGGCTCCTTGGCGAAGCCGCAGCGGTCTTTGTCCCCGGAAACCTTGCCTATGATCTGGTGAAGCCCTACCGGCCCGATGCTGTCGTCCTCAACTTCCCGATGACGAGCGACGAGGATTACATCCGAAGGTGCATGGAAGAGAACGCCGACCGGATTGCGCCGCACGCAGAGGATGGGCTTACCGTATTCGGGATCATCGGCGACCCGAACTTCTACTCGACCTTCTCGCGGCTCTGCGAGGTGATCGCGGAGCGCTATCCCGGGATAACGTTTGCAACCGAGCCCGGGATCAGTTCCATCACCGCGTTCGCCTCGGTCGCAAACGTCCCGGTTTCCGGCGGGTTTCTTGTCTCGGACGGGAACGGGCCGGAATCAAGGATCTTCATGAAAGTCAGGAAGCCGGCGGCGCTCGCGGCCTCCCTCTCGGAGGAGGGCTACTCGGAGTTCGTCCTCGTCGAGCGGATGTTCATGCCGGAGCAGCGGGTCTACCGGGGGGTTGATCTCCCTGAAAAAAGCGACTACTTCTCGATCCTCTTTGCGAGGCGGCCGCATGCATAA